From Deltaproteobacteria bacterium, a single genomic window includes:
- a CDS encoding sodium:proton antiporter: MAGVIFTTLALSMIFGTIGIVLGRRLRVPPILFYLGAGMIAGPIGLNWIQPSSLGETLMPAVELAVGIILFEAGLGLPLSAWKTAPKAIRRTLTLILVLTAACASLLGNFIVGLPWELAVLFGATIVVTGPTVINPVLRNLPLSRKLDVLLRWESVWADCFGVVLSGVVLEWVLSPDVAGLKLPLYFLVRVGTGFLFGLISGWFLGKLVLPWTSQFGDASLPGIVAIGSAVMVFYVSNSLVHGSGVIAVAVAGIFVARFPLVHLEEIRHFKDQISTLIIAFIFVLLSAQVDFSKSQVPLGSLFLGALLLVFIVRPVTGFLGLWKTSLRRNEKLFFGFVGPRGIVSAATASYYAFLLEDRFPQAADMRLLVFTTILIGGGFVSIFGRPLSSSLGVKLNEYGTGISIIGISPFSREFASRLQSYVDVVLIDSDPAKCSKAAQDGLEVVQANALDDQLYESLVESGRRRALVCTPNAALNDLIARRAAAHLGFDRVFVLAPESKETRPTLMAVAEKMIAFTADGDLMAAIGDAFAQGRASIELLDGANVRESDLALAIEEPDSGIRIVRAIGSSEGRGLYLRVSSSSFASPAPVQ, translated from the coding sequence GTGGCAGGCGTGATTTTCACCACTCTTGCCCTCAGCATGATTTTTGGAACGATTGGCATCGTTCTCGGGCGAAGGCTTCGCGTTCCGCCGATCCTGTTCTATCTCGGGGCGGGAATGATCGCGGGACCGATAGGACTGAACTGGATTCAGCCATCGAGTCTGGGCGAGACGCTCATGCCGGCGGTGGAACTGGCGGTCGGCATCATTCTCTTCGAGGCGGGTCTGGGACTTCCGTTGTCCGCTTGGAAGACCGCGCCGAAAGCCATCCGACGCACCCTCACGTTGATCCTTGTTCTTACGGCCGCATGCGCCTCTCTCTTGGGAAATTTCATCGTGGGACTTCCTTGGGAGTTGGCAGTGCTGTTTGGCGCGACAATCGTGGTGACCGGTCCCACGGTCATCAACCCGGTGCTGCGAAACCTTCCGTTGTCACGAAAGCTCGATGTCCTGCTCCGCTGGGAATCGGTTTGGGCGGATTGTTTCGGTGTGGTGCTTTCCGGCGTCGTACTCGAGTGGGTTCTTTCGCCTGACGTCGCCGGATTGAAGCTTCCTCTGTATTTCTTGGTTCGTGTCGGAACCGGGTTCCTGTTTGGGCTCATCTCGGGATGGTTCCTTGGCAAACTCGTTTTGCCCTGGACGTCGCAATTCGGCGACGCGTCCCTTCCGGGAATCGTAGCCATCGGCTCCGCCGTGATGGTTTTTTACGTTTCCAATTCCCTCGTGCATGGATCCGGCGTCATCGCCGTGGCGGTCGCCGGAATCTTCGTCGCACGCTTTCCGCTCGTTCATCTCGAGGAAATCCGGCACTTCAAGGACCAGATTTCCACGCTGATTATCGCATTCATCTTCGTGTTGTTGTCCGCGCAGGTCGACTTTTCGAAAAGCCAAGTCCCGTTGGGTTCGCTGTTTTTGGGCGCATTGTTGCTGGTGTTTATCGTCAGACCTGTCACTGGTTTTTTAGGGCTTTGGAAGACGTCACTCCGCAGAAACGAAAAATTGTTCTTTGGGTTCGTCGGTCCCAGGGGCATCGTTTCCGCCGCAACCGCTTCCTACTATGCGTTTCTTCTCGAAGACCGGTTTCCGCAGGCCGCGGACATGCGTCTGCTCGTTTTCACCACGATCTTGATCGGCGGCGGATTTGTTTCGATTTTCGGCCGCCCGCTCTCAAGCTCGCTCGGGGTCAAACTCAACGAATACGGCACCGGCATATCCATCATTGGAATCAGCCCATTCTCCCGAGAGTTCGCGTCTCGCCTCCAGTCGTACGTCGACGTCGTCTTGATCGACAGCGATCCCGCAAAATGCAGCAAGGCTGCTCAAGACGGCTTGGAGGTCGTCCAAGCGAATGCTCTTGACGATCAGCTCTACGAGTCTCTAGTCGAGTCCGGTCGCAGAAGAGCTCTCGTCTGCACGCCGAACGCGGCTCTCAATGACCTGATCGCCCGTCGGGCCGCCGCCCATTTGGGTTTTGATCGCGTGTTTGTCTTGGCCCCTGAGTCGAAAGAAACCCGGCCGACGCTCATGGCCGTGGCCGAGAAGATGATCGCGTTCACCGCGGATGGAGATCTCATGGCCGCGATCGGCGACGCCTTTGCCCAAGGCCGCGCGTCGATCGAGTTGCTCGATGGTGCGAACGTTCGCGAGTCGGATCTGGCACTGGCGATCGAAGAACCCGACTCCGGAATTCGAATCGTTCGCGCCATCGGCTCCTCCGAAGGTCGAGGGCTCTACCTTCGTGTGAGCAGTTCGTCTTTCGCAAGTCCGGCACCCGTTCAGTAA
- a CDS encoding nitroreductase family protein — protein sequence MTDDATHPRKPEADADPQFRDRWSPRSFADEPIPDEHVRALFEAARWAPSAGNSQPWLFVFARNPEDRARFTAALNPGNQKWADRAPLLMFVLARKVSERSGKPLTHGWFDAGAAWMSLALQARTLGLYAHAMAGFDRDRAFEATGASPDDYEVIVAVAVGRCGDPAKLPDEDLREREKPSERKALAEIMREGRV from the coding sequence ATGACCGATGATGCCACGCACCCCCGCAAGCCCGAGGCCGACGCGGACCCCCAATTCCGCGACCGATGGTCGCCGCGGTCCTTCGCGGATGAACCGATCCCCGACGAGCACGTCCGCGCCCTCTTCGAAGCCGCGCGCTGGGCGCCGTCCGCGGGGAACTCCCAGCCGTGGCTCTTCGTCTTCGCGCGAAACCCCGAGGACCGCGCGCGATTCACCGCCGCGCTGAATCCCGGAAATCAGAAGTGGGCCGACCGTGCACCGCTGCTGATGTTCGTGCTCGCGCGAAAAGTCAGCGAACGCAGCGGCAAGCCGCTCACGCACGGGTGGTTCGACGCCGGCGCGGCGTGGATGTCGCTCGCGCTGCAGGCGCGAACGCTCGGCTTGTACGCGCACGCGATGGCGGGATTCGATCGCGACCGCGCATTCGAGGCGACCGGCGCGTCGCCGGACGACTATGAGGTGATCGTCGCCGTGGCGGTGGGCCGCTGCGGCGATCCAGCGAAACTGCCCGACGAGGATCTGCGCGAGCGCGAGAAACCGAGCGAGCGCAAGGCGCTTGCCGAGATCATGCGCGAGGGACGCGTCTGA
- a CDS encoding cellulase family glycosylhydrolase — MSLLVVGCAGGGDDSSPGSGSDDDATDDDSVDDDADDDVPADDDTFPPLPDDDFDPDDDAADDDADDDAEPENVPILDADGREIFLRGTNYMGLEYGGFDIHTPEDYAHIAEWGFNVVRIPIAWDFIEPEPGVYDMAYLTDIVEPAVGWAADAGLKVILDFHQWNWCRPLGGNGMPDWICEGAWYADLPWPLNILFASGDWWRHPEFPDGFEAAWDLVSAHFAGDERIFAYDLFNEPMNGVGTLPSLFENQKLRPFYARLIETIRENHPEPWIFIEPAIIHVAGFPFVMDPLPYERLIFSPHVYPVEAASGGGYTFGKPLIRRDVKQGRDEANRFGTPLVVGEFGMVSGAGGVADYMRDVTDLFDEYLASWTVWCWHHDDNQFGLVDNAGENKAVIFPSLSRPYPRATMGRVRSLAYDQVAVEFTMAFDNVETEPPDTRIWLPEVFGDDFEVWCSDADSAWLWEFDSATRELTITANPGESWHVVTVRAAD, encoded by the coding sequence TTGAGTTTGCTCGTTGTCGGGTGCGCGGGTGGCGGCGACGATTCTTCGCCGGGCTCTGGGTCCGACGACGACGCGACCGACGACGATTCGGTGGACGACGATGCCGACGACGATGTGCCCGCGGACGACGACACATTTCCACCGCTGCCGGACGACGACTTCGATCCCGACGATGATGCGGCCGATGACGACGCGGACGATGACGCCGAGCCGGAGAACGTGCCGATCCTGGACGCGGACGGACGCGAGATCTTTCTGCGCGGCACGAACTACATGGGCCTCGAATACGGCGGCTTCGACATTCATACGCCCGAGGACTACGCGCACATCGCCGAGTGGGGATTCAACGTCGTGCGCATTCCCATCGCGTGGGACTTCATCGAGCCCGAGCCGGGCGTGTACGACATGGCGTATCTGACCGACATCGTCGAGCCCGCGGTGGGCTGGGCTGCGGACGCCGGGCTCAAGGTCATTCTCGACTTCCATCAGTGGAACTGGTGCCGGCCGCTGGGCGGCAACGGCATGCCCGACTGGATCTGCGAGGGCGCGTGGTACGCGGATCTGCCCTGGCCGCTGAATATTCTCTTCGCGAGCGGCGATTGGTGGCGGCATCCGGAATTTCCGGACGGATTCGAGGCCGCGTGGGATCTCGTGTCGGCGCACTTCGCGGGCGATGAACGCATCTTCGCGTATGACCTGTTCAACGAGCCGATGAACGGGGTGGGTACGCTCCCCTCGCTCTTCGAGAATCAGAAACTGCGCCCGTTCTACGCGCGGCTCATCGAGACGATCCGCGAAAACCACCCGGAGCCGTGGATCTTCATCGAGCCCGCGATCATCCACGTCGCGGGATTTCCCTTCGTCATGGATCCACTGCCGTACGAGCGCCTGATCTTCAGCCCGCACGTGTATCCGGTCGAGGCGGCGAGTGGCGGGGGCTACACCTTCGGCAAGCCGTTGATCCGCCGCGACGTGAAGCAGGGCCGCGACGAGGCGAACCGCTTCGGCACGCCGCTCGTGGTCGGCGAATTCGGCATGGTCTCGGGCGCGGGCGGGGTGGCCGACTACATGCGCGACGTGACGGACCTTTTCGATGAGTATCTCGCGAGCTGGACCGTGTGGTGTTGGCATCACGACGACAACCAGTTCGGCCTCGTCGACAACGCGGGCGAGAACAAGGCCGTGATCTTTCCGTCGCTGTCGCGGCCCTATCCGCGCGCGACGATGGGCCGGGTGCGTTCTCTCGCCTACGATCAGGTCGCCGTCGAGTTCACGATGGCGTTCGACAACGTCGAGACCGAACCGCCCGACACGCGCATCTGGCTGCCGGAGGTCTTCGGCGACGACTTCGAGGTCTGGTGCTCCGACGCGGACAGCGCGTGGTTATGGGAGTTCGACTCGGCGACGCGCGAACTGACGATCACGGCGAATCCGGGCGAGAGCTGGCACGTCGTGACGGTTCGCGCCGCCGATTGA
- the vsr gene encoding DNA mismatch endonuclease Vsr produces the protein MDRISKEQRSSNMRAVRGKNTQPELIVRRMAHRLGFRFRLHGAGLPGKPDLVFAGRRKVVFVHGCFWHQHAAKSCRKAKTPRSNEEFWHSKLARNVKRDSENIKLLRTGGWDVLVLWECQIGDTGWLERRLRKFLELPGSD, from the coding sequence ATGGATCGAATTTCCAAGGAACAACGCAGCTCGAATATGCGCGCTGTTCGCGGCAAAAACACTCAACCAGAATTGATCGTTCGACGCATGGCGCATCGGCTTGGTTTTCGTTTCCGCTTGCATGGAGCGGGACTTCCCGGCAAGCCGGATCTTGTGTTTGCCGGACGACGCAAGGTTGTTTTCGTTCACGGATGTTTCTGGCACCAGCACGCAGCGAAATCCTGTCGAAAGGCGAAGACACCGCGCTCGAATGAAGAGTTCTGGCACTCGAAGCTTGCGCGCAACGTAAAGAGGGATTCTGAAAACATCAAACTATTGCGAACAGGTGGTTGGGATGTACTTGTACTTTGGGAATGTCAAATTGGAGACACGGGCTGGCTCGAAAGGCGGTTGCGGAAGTTTCTGGAATTACCGGGGTCTGATTAG
- a CDS encoding HNH endonuclease: MRDFGSKEKIRRFFLANIGRILTSDEIRDASGGASEWARRVRELREDEGWPIKTHNDTNSLKPGQYLLTEKPPTKPRPAFRRGISARLRAQVLDRNGFTCQMCGRGAGDKDEETGRTIRLHIGHIIDKSIGGKDELTNLRALCSSCNQGAKNLTTEKPSKIWLLQQIRRAGQDEQFAVYEWLRTKFNVE, translated from the coding sequence ATGCGCGATTTCGGCTCGAAAGAGAAAATCCGTCGTTTCTTTCTCGCCAACATCGGCAGAATTTTAACTTCGGACGAAATACGCGATGCTTCCGGAGGTGCGAGTGAATGGGCACGTCGTGTCCGTGAATTGCGCGAGGACGAAGGTTGGCCCATCAAGACGCATAACGATACCAATAGCCTGAAGCCAGGCCAATATCTACTAACCGAAAAACCGCCCACGAAGCCTAGACCCGCATTTCGGCGAGGCATTTCAGCGCGACTTCGTGCTCAAGTTCTCGATCGAAACGGATTCACGTGTCAAATGTGCGGGCGTGGAGCTGGCGATAAGGATGAGGAAACCGGACGAACAATTAGACTACATATCGGCCACATAATAGATAAAAGCATAGGCGGTAAAGACGAGTTGACAAATCTCCGCGCGCTTTGTTCATCGTGCAACCAAGGAGCGAAGAATTTGACGACCGAAAAGCCAAGCAAAATCTGGCTACTTCAGCAGATTCGTCGGGCCGGGCAAGATGAGCAATTCGCCGTCTATGAGTGGCTTCGAACGAAATTTAATGTCGAGTGA
- a CDS encoding DNA cytosine methyltransferase: MSTGRKPRLLDLFCCAGGAGIGYGQAGFDVVGVDIAPQPNYPLPFIQADVLSLDPDFLTLFDAIHASPPCQAYSDLAKRNGNGDSWPRLIDPVRKMLIDTSLPYVIENVEGAPLENPVVLCGTMFPSLRVLRHRLFESNFLIMTPPHPKHPKVHTFDRRKSHFGKTDEWKDFVQVTGGGNCSLAAARDAMGIDWMTKGEINEAIPPAYTRFIGEQLLKHLNGAVQCAISARKRKSVVSFSPTSAEF; encoded by the coding sequence CTGTCAACAGGCAGAAAGCCCCGACTGCTCGATTTATTCTGTTGTGCCGGCGGTGCTGGAATCGGTTACGGGCAAGCCGGTTTTGACGTGGTCGGCGTTGACATCGCTCCTCAACCAAATTATCCGTTGCCGTTTATCCAAGCCGATGTTCTATCACTCGATCCTGACTTTCTAACGCTTTTCGATGCAATACACGCCTCGCCGCCATGTCAGGCTTATTCTGATTTGGCGAAGCGAAATGGGAACGGTGATTCGTGGCCGCGACTGATTGATCCCGTTAGAAAAATGCTTATTGATACCAGTTTACCGTATGTAATTGAAAACGTAGAGGGAGCTCCGCTGGAAAATCCGGTTGTTCTGTGCGGGACGATGTTTCCTAGTCTTCGCGTGCTGCGTCATCGGCTTTTTGAATCCAACTTTCTGATCATGACGCCACCACACCCCAAACACCCGAAAGTTCACACATTCGATCGTCGCAAATCGCACTTCGGCAAGACAGACGAATGGAAAGATTTCGTCCAAGTCACAGGCGGCGGCAACTGTTCTTTGGCAGCCGCCCGAGATGCGATGGGAATTGACTGGATGACAAAGGGTGAGATCAATGAAGCGATCCCGCCGGCGTACACGCGTTTTATTGGGGAACAACTGCTCAAACATCTTAACGGGGCGGTTCAATGCGCGATTTCGGCTCGAAAGAGAAAATCCGTCGTTTCTTTCTCGCCAACATCGGCAGAATTTTAA
- a CDS encoding ATP-dependent DNA helicase produces MPGDAPLNEIRRFFGPNGLLSKTVPGYEDRPGQMQMAEAVATALAGDGTLLAEAPTGTGKTLAYLIPALLYDRRVVVATGTKNLQEQIIRKDWPFLRDRLGFDARVVLMKGRANYLCKHRWRLFCDAPRFRTREEATQFRRFAEWVATSDTGDRAEVDWISEDDPFWLDVTSTRHNCPGGVCTKETDCFVQKMRRRAASADVVIANHHLFFADLALKEDGHGEVIPDYHAVIFDEAHGLEDVATGFFASRLSSFMVDELDRDVVAAVSRIAPTESRHVAALRALRTGADQFFGAFPRGQDEKLRLRPGASDALFAHWPQVEENLRRLAGLLARLGRDLESPELAALADRANETLAEGAVVANLEDEEFVHYVEVRGRGVHVVAEPIEPANRVREALFKEACAVIFTSATLATDRDFRFFRSRMGIDFEAAELVLPTCFDYQTQTALYIPREFPEPASSAFMDSYIAQIGELVAATRGRALLLFTSYRNMERAYEAMADKLPYVTMMQGQGSKAALLERFRDDTHSVLFATQSFWEGVDVAGEALSCVVIDKLPFASPGEPLLEARIERIKSKGGNAFRDYQVPQAIISLKQGLGRLIRRRTDKGLLALTDVRVRSKNYGGRILKSLPDFPVTGDFEQVLGYASRLPAASETDEVAEAE; encoded by the coding sequence TTGCCGGGTGATGCTCCGCTCAACGAGATCCGCCGATTCTTCGGACCGAACGGCCTTTTGTCGAAGACCGTGCCCGGTTACGAAGACCGGCCCGGCCAGATGCAGATGGCCGAGGCGGTGGCGACGGCGCTCGCGGGCGACGGCACGCTGCTCGCCGAAGCGCCCACCGGTACGGGCAAGACGCTCGCGTATCTGATCCCCGCCCTGCTTTACGACCGCCGCGTCGTGGTCGCCACCGGCACCAAGAATTTGCAGGAACAGATCATCCGCAAGGACTGGCCGTTTCTGCGCGACCGGCTCGGCTTCGACGCCCGCGTGGTGTTGATGAAGGGCCGCGCGAACTACCTGTGCAAGCACCGCTGGCGGCTGTTTTGCGACGCGCCGCGGTTTCGCACGCGCGAGGAGGCCACACAGTTTCGTCGCTTCGCCGAGTGGGTCGCGACCTCCGACACCGGCGACCGCGCCGAGGTGGACTGGATTTCGGAGGACGATCCCTTCTGGCTGGACGTGACCTCGACGCGCCACAACTGCCCGGGCGGAGTCTGCACCAAGGAGACCGACTGCTTCGTGCAGAAGATGCGCCGCCGCGCGGCCTCGGCCGACGTCGTCATCGCCAACCATCACCTCTTCTTCGCCGATCTCGCGCTCAAGGAGGACGGCCACGGCGAGGTGATCCCCGATTACCACGCGGTGATCTTTGACGAGGCGCACGGGCTCGAGGACGTGGCCACCGGCTTTTTCGCGAGCCGTCTGTCGTCGTTCATGGTGGACGAGCTCGACCGCGACGTCGTCGCCGCGGTCTCGCGCATCGCGCCCACCGAGTCGCGCCACGTCGCCGCGCTGCGCGCGTTGCGCACCGGCGCCGATCAGTTCTTCGGCGCGTTCCCGCGCGGGCAGGACGAAAAGCTCCGCCTGCGCCCCGGCGCGAGCGACGCCCTCTTCGCGCACTGGCCGCAGGTTGAGGAAAACCTGCGCCGGCTCGCGGGGTTGCTCGCGCGGCTGGGGCGCGATCTCGAATCGCCCGAGCTGGCCGCGCTCGCCGACCGTGCGAACGAAACGCTCGCCGAGGGCGCGGTCGTCGCGAATCTCGAGGATGAGGAGTTCGTGCACTACGTCGAGGTGCGCGGGCGCGGCGTGCACGTCGTCGCGGAGCCGATCGAGCCGGCGAACCGCGTGCGCGAGGCGCTGTTCAAGGAGGCGTGCGCGGTGATCTTCACCTCGGCGACGCTCGCCACCGACCGCGATTTCCGCTTCTTCCGCTCGCGCATGGGCATCGACTTCGAAGCGGCCGAGCTGGTGTTGCCCACGTGCTTCGACTATCAGACGCAGACCGCCCTTTATATTCCGCGCGAGTTCCCCGAACCGGCGTCGAGCGCGTTCATGGATTCGTACATCGCCCAGATCGGCGAGCTGGTGGCGGCGACGCGCGGACGGGCGCTGTTGCTGTTCACGTCGTATCGCAACATGGAGCGTGCGTACGAGGCCATGGCGGACAAACTGCCCTACGTGACGATGATGCAGGGCCAGGGGTCGAAGGCCGCGCTGCTGGAGCGCTTTCGCGACGACACGCACTCCGTTCTCTTCGCCACGCAGTCCTTCTGGGAAGGCGTGGACGTGGCGGGCGAAGCCCTTTCATGCGTGGTGATCGACAAGCTGCCCTTCGCGTCGCCGGGCGAGCCGCTGCTCGAGGCGCGCATCGAGCGCATCAAGTCGAAGGGCGGCAACGCGTTTCGCGACTATCAGGTGCCGCAGGCGATCATCAGCCTCAAGCAGGGGCTCGGGCGATTGATCCGGCGGCGCACCGACAAGGGCCTGCTCGCCCTGACCGACGTACGCGTGCGCAGCAAGAACTACGGCGGACGCATCCTGAAGAGCCTGCCCGATTTTCCGGTGACGGGCGATTTCGAGCAGGTGCTGGGCTACGCGTCGCGGTTGCCGGCGGCGTCGGAGACGGACGAGGTCGCCGAAGCCGAATAG
- a CDS encoding sigma-54-dependent Fis family transcriptional regulator: MTAAFHIVVIDDDEAARVSLEQMLRLRGFAVRTFAAAEAALAWSDLPGADCVLCDVKMPGLGGEGFLARAREGGLAVPVVMITGHGDVALAVRCLKAGAYDFIEKPFEDEVLLAAVSRAVQMRALRRESDELRRRLAGAGESGDGRYGLLGRSRAMLDLYERIESVARADAPVLICGETGSGKELVARAIHDLSTRANGPFVPVNAGALPDTVLESELFGHARGAFTGAVAARDGKLVSASGGTLLLDEVESIPVRAQVQLLRVLEDGLVFALGSDASRRVNIRLLAATKADLQDEVRAGRMREDFYHRIAVLTLDVPPLRDRRDDIPMLLAHFLARAASRNALAVPAIPDATLAAALDYDWPGNVRELRNAAERLVITASGGTAGPLPMGDAEADDPKRLLSVPPGPGWLREELERTEQAAIEQALAETGGEVTSACRALGISRRALYERMKKYGLRREDYRDEG; the protein is encoded by the coding sequence GTGACCGCCGCCTTTCACATCGTGGTGATCGACGACGACGAGGCCGCGCGCGTCTCGCTTGAGCAGATGTTGCGTCTGCGCGGCTTCGCCGTGCGGACCTTCGCCGCCGCAGAAGCCGCCCTCGCGTGGTCCGATCTGCCCGGCGCGGACTGCGTGCTGTGCGACGTGAAGATGCCCGGCCTCGGCGGCGAGGGCTTTTTGGCCCGCGCGCGCGAAGGTGGCCTCGCCGTGCCGGTCGTGATGATCACCGGCCATGGCGACGTGGCGCTGGCCGTGCGTTGCCTCAAGGCCGGGGCCTACGACTTCATCGAAAAACCTTTCGAGGACGAGGTGCTGCTCGCGGCGGTGTCGCGCGCCGTGCAGATGCGGGCGCTTCGCCGCGAAAGTGACGAGCTGCGCCGCCGGCTCGCGGGCGCGGGCGAATCGGGCGACGGACGATATGGACTGCTCGGACGCAGTCGCGCGATGCTCGATCTCTACGAACGTATAGAATCGGTGGCCCGCGCCGACGCGCCGGTGCTGATTTGCGGCGAGACGGGCTCGGGCAAGGAGCTCGTCGCCCGCGCGATCCACGACCTGAGCACGCGCGCGAACGGCCCCTTCGTGCCGGTCAACGCGGGCGCGCTGCCCGACACCGTGCTCGAAAGCGAGCTGTTCGGCCACGCGCGGGGCGCGTTCACCGGCGCGGTGGCCGCGCGCGACGGCAAGCTCGTCAGCGCCTCGGGCGGCACGCTGCTGCTCGACGAGGTCGAGAGCATCCCCGTGCGCGCGCAGGTGCAGCTATTGCGCGTGCTCGAAGACGGCCTCGTGTTTGCGCTGGGCAGCGACGCGTCGCGCCGCGTGAACATCCGCCTGCTCGCGGCGACCAAGGCCGATTTGCAGGACGAGGTGCGCGCCGGGCGGATGCGCGAGGACTTCTACCACCGCATCGCCGTGCTCACGCTCGACGTGCCGCCGCTGCGCGACCGCCGCGACGACATCCCGATGCTGCTCGCGCATTTTCTCGCGCGGGCCGCGTCGCGCAACGCGCTCGCGGTGCCGGCGATCCCCGACGCCACGCTCGCGGCGGCGCTCGACTACGATTGGCCGGGCAACGTGCGCGAGCTGCGCAACGCGGCGGAACGGCTCGTCATCACCGCATCGGGCGGCACGGCGGGTCCGCTGCCGATGGGCGACGCCGAAGCGGACGACCCAAAGCGGCTGCTCTCGGTGCCGCCCGGACCGGGGTGGCTGCGCGAAGAACTGGAACGCACCGAACAGGCCGCGATCGAACAGGCGCTCGCCGAAACGGGCGGCGAGGTCACGTCGGCGTGCCGCGCGCTCGGTATCTCGCGCCGCGCGCTCTACGAACGCATGAAAAAATACGGCCTGCGCCGCGAGGACTACCGCGACGAGGGGTGA
- a CDS encoding undecaprenyl-diphosphate phosphatase, with amino-acid sequence MDMPWLGAIANGVLEGVTEFLPVSSTGHLILFREWLPVGLDADPAKRKVFEDTFDVVIQLPAILAIVALYAKRLWAEAVGVVHEERARRFWLGLVVAFLPAAVIGFFAHDAIEAYLFRPMVVAAALLVGGIVIIAVERRGLPGDEKPVDEIPLRTSLAIGLFQCLAMIPGTSRSAATIIGGRLFGLSRSAAAEYSFFLALPTMFAASGYTLLKRAGAIDWTGHAAILAVGCVTSFVTAYVVVAWFMRFLRTRTLEAFGWYRIILALAVFAVYARG; translated from the coding sequence ATGGACATGCCCTGGCTCGGCGCGATCGCGAACGGCGTGCTCGAAGGCGTCACGGAGTTTCTCCCCGTTTCGTCCACGGGCCACCTGATCCTGTTTCGCGAGTGGCTGCCCGTCGGGCTCGATGCCGATCCCGCGAAACGCAAGGTCTTCGAGGACACCTTCGACGTCGTGATCCAGCTCCCGGCGATCCTCGCCATCGTGGCGCTCTACGCGAAACGCCTGTGGGCCGAGGCGGTCGGCGTGGTGCACGAGGAACGCGCGCGGCGGTTTTGGCTCGGCCTCGTCGTCGCCTTCCTGCCGGCGGCGGTCATCGGCTTTTTCGCGCACGACGCCATCGAGGCGTATTTGTTCCGGCCCATGGTCGTGGCGGCGGCGCTGCTCGTCGGCGGCATCGTCATCATCGCGGTCGAGCGGCGCGGGCTGCCCGGCGACGAAAAACCCGTGGACGAAATCCCGCTGCGCACCTCGCTCGCGATCGGCCTGTTCCAGTGCCTCGCGATGATCCCGGGCACGTCGCGGTCCGCGGCGACCATCATCGGCGGGCGGCTCTTCGGGCTGTCGCGTTCCGCCGCCGCCGAGTATTCGTTTTTTCTCGCGCTGCCCACGATGTTCGCGGCGAGCGGCTACACGCTGCTCAAGCGCGCGGGCGCCATCGACTGGACGGGCCACGCCGCGATCCTCGCCGTGGGGTGCGTCACGTCGTTCGTCACCGCCTATGTGGTGGTCGCGTGGTTCATGCGATTTTTGCGCACGCGCACGCTCGAGGCCTTCGGCTGGTATCGCATCATCCTCGCGCTGGCGGTTTTCGCCGTGTACGCGCGGGGGTGA
- a CDS encoding sugar phosphate isomerase/epimerase, which produces MALGISTHSFALWPLCGRHFELVRDAGFTGVEVWAMAPHVEIEIAGAVAYWMDAARRAGLDILSVHLPFYRRYGAPDFRYLNLGDTDRDAAKEASNLAMRCLAQAGHCGAKIAVLHGIGNCAGDEDEKIRLFIEDLEPIVDMAARCGVTIALENIMTPMSTAIDLARIVDRFATPHLKACLDVGHANVNEHVFGAVTRLGERIVSVHVHDNHGESDEHLLPGDGTIDWETTVDALRRYGDPNLILETRWPMAGDEIDEGVFRTHLAAARERMRVVFGG; this is translated from the coding sequence ATGGCGCTCGGCATTTCCACGCATTCGTTCGCGCTGTGGCCGCTTTGCGGTCGCCACTTCGAACTTGTCCGCGACGCGGGGTTCACGGGTGTCGAGGTGTGGGCGATGGCGCCCCACGTCGAGATCGAGATCGCGGGTGCCGTCGCTTACTGGATGGATGCCGCGCGGCGCGCGGGGCTCGACATCCTCTCGGTGCACCTGCCGTTCTACCGGCGCTACGGCGCGCCGGATTTTCGCTACCTCAACCTCGGCGACACCGACCGCGACGCCGCGAAAGAGGCGTCGAACCTCGCGATGCGCTGCCTCGCGCAGGCGGGACACTGCGGCGCGAAGATCGCGGTGCTGCACGGGATCGGCAACTGCGCGGGCGACGAGGACGAGAAGATCCGCCTGTTCATCGAGGATCTCGAACCCATCGTCGACATGGCGGCGCGCTGCGGCGTGACGATCGCGCTCGAAAACATCATGACGCCGATGTCCACGGCCATCGACCTCGCGCGCATCGTCGATCGCTTCGCGACGCCGCACCTGAAGGCGTGCCTCGACGTCGGCCACGCCAACGTGAACGAGCATGTCTTCGGCGCGGTCACGCGTCTCGGCGAGCGCATCGTGTCCGTCCACGTGCACGACAACCACGGCGAATCGGACGAGCACCTGCTGCCGGGCGACGGCACGATCGACTGGGAAACCACCGTGGACGCGCTGCGCCGTTACGGCGATCCCAACCTTATCCTCGAAACGCGCTGGCCGATGGCCGGCGACGAGATCGACGAGGGTGTCTTTCGCACGCACCTCGCCGCCGCCCGCGAACGCATGCGGGTCGTTTTCGGGGGGTGA